In the genome of Acaryochloris sp. CCMEE 5410, the window TGAATCTGATCTGCGATCGCAAGGGGCCAATCCAACTCTTCTGGCTTCGCCGCTCCCACGCTCAAGGTCGTCACCCCAGGCTGACTCAGCAAGAATCGGGCATTGAGATGAAGGGGATCCAGCGACTGACAAAGCTCTTTTAACCGTTCAGGAGGCGTATACAGTAACCCTCCTTTATCCGCAGGGGAAATGATAAAAATGCCCATTTCTTTGCGACTCGCCAGCTCAACGGCGGGGGCATTGCGCTGAAAGAAGAAGTTGTAGTGCAGGTTCACAAACTCAAATAAATCTGTCTCCAACGCCGCCAAAATGAGGGCTAAAGAACCATGGGTGGAAAACCCTACATGGCGAATTCGATTGGCGGCTTTTGCGGCCTGGACCGCTTGCATACATCCTTGGGGATCCTTGATCCATTCCAAATGTTCTGGCGTATTGAGTCCATGAATTGCCAGACAGTCCATCGTTTCCAGTCCTAGCCGTTCCAAGGACAAATCAATCGCCTCGGCCATCGATTGGGCATCTGGCTTGGGCGTAATTTTGGTCGTGAGATAGAGGCGCTGAGCCTCTCCCTGCCAAGGCTCTGGCAGATAGCAGCCGTCTTCCCTAGCCAGCCCTAACGCCTGAATCATCTGCCCCAGATAAACTTCGCTTTTACCATAGCCTTGAGCGGTTTCAATATGATTAACACCCAGCTCAAAGGCCCGCATCAAGGTCGCTTCGGCATTCTGGGCCGACTGCAAATATCGCATCGTCCCCAAAGAAAACACCGACAGATGCAGATTCGTCTGGCCGAAACGGCGATATTTCATGGTGAGTCGCTAAAGTTAGCTGGATTCAGCCGAAGGCTCGCTCCCCCCTCGACTCTGAATAAAGTCTTCGGGACGGATATTGTCGATAAATTCGTGAAATTCTTCCTGCTCCGCCTGATCTGCTTCTTTATCTACGGGAATAGACGCATCTGCCACCACTTCTTCCAATACCCATATGGGGCTATCCATTCGTAGTGCCAGTGCGATCGCATCACTCGGACGGGCATCGACTTCCTTTTTAGAATCCCCTTGCTGGAGGGTCAGGACCGCATAAAAGGTATTATCTTGCAGAGAATGAATCACGACCCGCTCTAAATCGATGTCCCACTGATCCATACAGCTCACCATCAGATCATGGGTCATGGGACGGGGCGTTTTTTGGCTCTCTAATGCCGTGAGAATAGCCCTAGCCTCTGTTTGACCGATCCAAATAGGTAAAGCGCGACGTTCCGATGCATCTTTCAAAAGAACGATAGGGAGTCGGGTTGCGGCATCTAAAGCAATACCAGCAACATTCATTTCAATCATGCTTGTAGACCCAATGGAACAATGGCCACGGAGGATACCTTCTCATGTAAACCCATACCATTGAGGATTCTCTACAATTTCTTTAGGGCAATTTATACTCTAAGGATCTGGCTAAGAATCTCAGAAGTATGATGGTTTGAGAATCAAGATAGGATTCCCCGCTCCGATCCTAGCCAAGGCAATCGCAATTTGCCAATGTAGGAAATACTGATGTTAATGATGGCTTGATAAGATTAAGTGTTTACAGGACTCATCCAAGGGTTAGGCTATCTTCAGCCCCAAGGCCCACAGCAAATTTTGGTAAAGTGTGGGGCCGTGCCCTTTTGGGAGGATCTGGCCATCGGCGATAGTGTGGCAGTGGATGGCGTCTGTTTAACCGTCGAGACGCTCATTGCTCAGGGGTTCGTCGTATCTGTGTCTCCAGAAACCGTGCAGCGCACCACCCTCTCTCAGCGGTTACAGACCCACCAGGCCGTCAATTTAGAACCAGCGCTCAGTGTCGGAGATCGGTTGGGGGGCCATTTTGTCACGGGTCATATTGATGATGTGGGGGTATTCCAAGGACTACAGCAAACCGATACCTCCTGGGAGCTAAGCTTCGCAGTACCGGATGCGATCGCACGCTTTATCATCCACAAAGGCAGTGTAGCCATCAACGGCGTCAGCTTGACTATTGCCGACTGCAACGACAGCGGCACTCACTTCAAAGTCGCCGTCATTCCCCATAGCTTTGCCAACACCAACTTGAATACCTTAAGTCCAGGGGATCAGGTCAATATCGAAAACGATGTGTTAGGCAAATATGTGGCTAAACTCCTACACCTGCCCGGTCCCCCCTCCTCCACTGCAGCGATGCCTGAGATAACGACCGATTTTCTTGCCACCCACGGCTTCGGTAGCCTGTAATGGGTTTTGTCGAGTCACCCATGCCATCAGACATCGCTCAATTTATACATTGTGCCCTTACCTTGCATGGGCACAACGGCACCATCTCCAGCAGCAGGTAATCACGGCTAAGTCTGCTGCCAAGCTGGATATCGTGCGCCCCTGAACTGCCATAGTATCAACCTCGCACCCTTCTCAATTCGCCCACGCCTGCCCCCCTTGTTATCAGCTATCAAGCATGAAGCATCGACAAACAAAGTTAGTGATGACGGTCGCTTTATGGCTCGGTGCACTAACCTTGATCACGATTAGTACCCTGTCTCCCTTTACGTTTAATCTACAGGACCTTAATCTCAAAGACGCCATCAGCTTAGGAATCCAAAATGCCACCAATCCTATCGATATAGTGGCGAATATCATTCTCTTTCTCCCCTTAGGGTTCAGTAGCTATGCCCTGACGCTCAGACTCCCAAGACGTAAAACCGTGCTCTGTCTGGTGAGTATCGGTGTGCTCAGCACTTCCATCTCCCTTCTGGTTGAAACGGCACAACTCTTTCTTCCAGGCCGATTTCCCACCTTATCCGATATCGTTTTCAATGGACTAGGCGGTTT includes:
- a CDS encoding aldo/keto reductase, with translation MKYRRFGQTNLHLSVFSLGTMRYLQSAQNAEATLMRAFELGVNHIETAQGYGKSEVYLGQMIQALGLAREDGCYLPEPWQGEAQRLYLTTKITPKPDAQSMAEAIDLSLERLGLETMDCLAIHGLNTPEHLEWIKDPQGCMQAVQAAKAANRIRHVGFSTHGSLALILAALETDLFEFVNLHYNFFFQRNAPAVELASRKEMGIFIISPADKGGLLYTPPERLKELCQSLDPLHLNARFLLSQPGVTTLSVGAAKPEELDWPLAIADQIHPLTDPEQQILDRLQAQAQTLPDLCQQCHACLPCPEDINIPEILRLRNLTLAYDMEDFGRYRYRMFENAGHWFPGRRGNRCTDCGDCLPRCPEQLPIPQLLQDTHTRLQGQPRPRLWESI
- a CDS encoding bifunctional nuclease family protein, coding for MIEMNVAGIALDAATRLPIVLLKDASERRALPIWIGQTEARAILTALESQKTPRPMTHDLMVSCMDQWDIDLERVVIHSLQDNTFYAVLTLQQGDSKKEVDARPSDAIALALRMDSPIWVLEEVVADASIPVDKEADQAEQEEFHEFIDNIRPEDFIQSRGGSEPSAESS
- a CDS encoding riboflavin synthase, giving the protein MFTGLIQGLGYLQPQGPQQILVKCGAVPFWEDLAIGDSVAVDGVCLTVETLIAQGFVVSVSPETVQRTTLSQRLQTHQAVNLEPALSVGDRLGGHFVTGHIDDVGVFQGLQQTDTSWELSFAVPDAIARFIIHKGSVAINGVSLTIADCNDSGTHFKVAVIPHSFANTNLNTLSPGDQVNIENDVLGKYVAKLLHLPGPPSSTAAMPEITTDFLATHGFGSL